The proteins below are encoded in one region of Pseudomonadota bacterium:
- the lipB gene encoding lipoyl(octanoyl) transferase LipB, giving the protein YRGPGQTVGYPIVDLHALRLGVAQYVHGLEEVMIRAASAFGVEAGRREGIVGVFADAGRGPKIGAIGVRVSRGIAFHGFAFNVAPDLDHYRFIIPCGLTGIGVASLASILGEAPPIPAACEALIAAFAEVFGVGVIR; this is encoded by the coding sequence CTACCGCGGACCCGGCCAGACCGTCGGCTACCCGATCGTCGATCTGCACGCGCTGCGACTCGGCGTCGCGCAGTACGTCCATGGCCTCGAGGAGGTGATGATCCGCGCGGCGAGCGCCTTCGGCGTCGAGGCAGGCCGGCGCGAAGGGATCGTGGGCGTCTTCGCGGACGCGGGGCGCGGGCCCAAGATCGGGGCGATCGGCGTGCGCGTGAGCCGCGGGATCGCGTTCCACGGGTTCGCCTTCAACGTCGCCCCGGACCTCGATCACTACCGCTTCATCATTCCGTGCGGCCTCACGGGCATCGGGGTGGCGTCGCTCGCCTCGATCCTCGGCGAGGCGCCGCCGATCCCCGCCGCGTGCGAGGCGCTGATCGCCGCGTTCGCGGAGGTGTTCGGCGTCGGCGTGATCCGATGA